A genomic window from Myotis daubentonii chromosome 4, mMyoDau2.1, whole genome shotgun sequence includes:
- the F2RL2 gene encoding proteinase-activated receptor 3: MKALIFAAAGAMLLSPTFCQSGMENDADDLAEPTLSIRTFRGAPTSFFEEIPLSAIDGWTGSTTVKIKCPEESVSNLHVDNATMGYLSSSLSTKLIPAVYILVFAVGVPANAVTLWMLFFRTRSICTTIFYINLATADFLFCATLPFKIAYHLNGNNWVFGEVMCRATTVIFYGNMYCSILILACISISRYLAIVHPFTYRGLPRRTYALITCGLVWATVFLYMLPFFILKQEYYLVHRDITTCHDVHNACESSSLFQLYYFISLAFFGFLIPFVVIIYCYTVIIRTLNAYDHRWLWYVKTSLLILVIFTICFAPSNIILIIHHANYYYNTDSLYFIYLIALCLGSLNSCLDPFLYFLMSKITDNSTAYLTIVKSS; the protein is encoded by the exons ATGAAAGCTCTCATCTTTGCAGCTGCTGGAGCCATGCTTCTGTCACCCACATTCTGTCAAAGCG GTATGGAAAATGATGCAGATGACTTGGCAGAGCCAACATTATCTATTAGGACCTTCCGTGGAGCTCCCACAAGTTTTTTTGAAGAGATCCCCCTTTCTGCTATAGACGGCTGGACAGGAAGCACAACTGTAAAGATAAAGTGCCCTGAAGAAAGTGTTTCGAATCTCCATGTGGATAATGCTACGATGGGGTATCTGAGCAGCTCCCTAAGTACCAAACTGATACCTGCCGTCTACATCCTGGTGTTTGCAGTGGGCGTGCCGGCCAACGCTGTGACCTTGTGGATGCTCTTCTTCAGGACCAGATCCATCTGTACGACCATCTTCTATATCAACCTGGCCACCGCAGACTTCCTTTTCTGTGCCACGCTGCCCTTTAAAATAGCTTACCATCTCAACGGAAACAACTGGGTCTTTGGAGAGGTCATGTGCCGGGCCACCACAGTCATCTTTTATGGCAACATGTACTGCTCCATTCTGATCCTCGCCTGCATCAGCATCAGCCGCTACCTAGCCATTGTCCATCCTTTTACTTACCGGGGGCTGCCCAGGCGCACCTATGCCTTGATCACATGTGGACTGGTGTGGGCAACAGTGTTCTTGTACATGCTGCCATTTTTCATTCTGAAGCAAGAGTATTATCTTGTCCACAGGGACATCACCACCTGCCATGATGTCCACAACGCATGCGAGTCTTCATCACTCTTCCAACTCTACTACTTCATCTCCTTGGCATTCTTTGGATTCTTAATTCCATTTGTGGTCATTATCTACTGCTACACAGTCATCATTCGGACGCTTAATGCATATGATCATAGGTGGCTGTGGTATGTTAAGACGAGTCTCCTCATTCTTGTGATTTTTACCATTTGCTTTGCTCCCAGCAATATTATACTTATTATTCACCATGCCAACTACTACTACAACACCGACAGCTTATACTTTATCTATCTCATAGCTTTGTGCCTTGGTAGTCTGAATAGTTGCTTAGATCCATTCCTTTATTTTCTCATGTCAAAAATCACAGATAACTCCACAGCTTATCTTACAATAGTGAAATCATCTTAG